CAAGGACGAGCCGGTGATGAATCCGGAGGATCACGACCTTAACAGCATGAGGCTGATCCATCTCCTGCGCCTCAAGCCGGTGCAATAGGAGGGCGGGTCAAGAGAATCGCAGGCGATGCGACTGTCATCCCGCCGGCTCGCGGTCTATGGCGTGGCGTTCCTCTTCGCCATCGTGATGAATTTCACGGTGCCGAGGCTGATGCCGGGCAGTCCCGTCGATGCGATGATCGCGCAACTGGGGCAACGCGCCACTCCGGCCGCCATCGAGGCGATCAAGGCGCGCTTCGGCGCGGTGGAGCAGCCGATCTGGTGGCAGTTCCTTGACTACCTCAAGGGACTTGCCACTTTCGATCTCGGCGTCTCGGTGAAATACTACCCCCAGACAGTCACCGAGGTTCTGGCCCGCTCGGCGGGATGGACGGCGCTTCTCGTCCTCACCGCCATCCTCTTCTCGCTTTGTGTCGGCGTGCTCCTCGGCGCATACGCTGCCTGGCGGCGCGGCGGACGCTTCGACACCTTCGTTTCGCCCTTCGCCTTCGTGCTCATCGCCGTGCCGCCGGTCATCGTGGCGCTTACGACGTTGTTCGTCTTCGGCGTGTCGCTGCGCTGGCTGCCGGTCGGCTATGCCTATCATCCCGATCTCGATCCCGCTCTCGATTTCCGCTTCTTCGGCAGCGTCTTCCTGCATGCGATCATGCCGGTGCTGACGCTGTCGACCCATCTCATCGGCGAATTCCAGTCCACCATGCGCTCGAGCATGATCTCCGTCTTGGGCGAGGACTATGTCACCATGGGCCGCGCCAAGGGCCTGAGCGAAACGGCGGTGATGTTCAGCTATGCCGCCCGCAACGCCATGCTGCCGGTGCTCACCAATCTGGCGTTGATGCTCGGTGTCGTCTTCGGCGGCTCGATCGTCATCGAGATCGTCTTCAACTATCCGGGCCTCGGTCTCACTCTCTTCACCGCCAGCGTGGCGCGCGACTATCCGGTCATTCAGGGCCAGTTGCTCCTGATGACGCTCGCCACGCTCATCGCCAATCTCCTGGTCGACATCGTCTATGGCCTGGTCGATCCGCGCATCCGCGAGGCTCCCGCATGATGCCGGCGATGACGATCCTGCTGCGCCAGAAGAAGCCGGTCTTCGGCCTCATGATCGTCGGTGTGCTGTGCCTGTTGGCGCTCATGGCGCCGGTGCTGGCACCGGGCGATCCGGCCGAGCGGGTGGGTCGCTCGCACCAGCCGCCCAGCATCGAGCATGTGTTCGGCACCACCAAGATGGGCCGCGATGTCTTCAGCCAGTTCATCTGGGGCGCCAGGAGCTCGCTCGCCGTCGGCTTCGCCACCGGCCTCTTCATCACGGCGCTCGGCACGATCATTGGGCTCGTCGCCGGTTATTTCGGTGGCCGCATCGACGGCACGCTCGATCTTTTCACCAATGCGGTGCTCGTTATCCCCAATATACCACTTCTGATCCTGCTGGCGTCCTTCGCCGGAACGGTCGGGCCATTGATGATCATGACCATCATCGCGCTCACCTCCTGGCCCTGGGGGGCCCGCATGACGCGCTCGCAGACGCTGGCGCTCAAGAACCGCGACTTCGTCGTCGCCGCGCGCATGATCGGCGAGCCGGCCTGGCGCGTCATTTTCGTCGAGATCCTGCCCAATCTCCTGCCGCTCATCGGCATCAACATCGTCGGCAGCGTCATCTATGCGATCATCGCCCAGACCACGCTCGAATATCTGGGCTTCGGCGATCCCTTGCGCGTCACCTGGGGCACCATGCTCTACAATGCGCAGAATGCCTCCGCCATCATGGTCGGCGCCTGGTGGGACATCGCCGCACCCTGTATTGGTATCGCGCTTGTGGGATTGGGCCTGGCGCTCCTCAACTTCACCTTCGACGAGATCGCCAATCCGCAATTACGCTCAGGTCCCGCCTTGAGCCGCTGGCTCGGCCTCGACCGGCGTCGTCGCCGTCTCCTGGAGCGGGCGTCATGAGCGAGGCCTTGCTGCAGATCCGCAATCTCAGCGTCGATTATCTTCTCGATGTCGGCGCCTTCCAGGCGGTGCGCAACGTCTCCTTCGACATCGGGCGCGGCGAGATCTTCGGATTGGCGGGAGAATCGGGTTGCGGCAAGAGCACGATCGCTTATGCGATCACGCGGTTGTCCAAGCCGCCGGCCTGGGTGACGGAGGGCGAGATCCTGCTTGACGGCGTCGACCTTCTCAGGCTTCCCGAGGCCGAGTTGCAGAAAGTACGCTGGCGGCGCATCGGCATGGTGTTCCAGAGCGCCATGAATTCCCTTAATCCGCTGATGCGGGTCGAGGCGCAGTTCCATGACGTGCTGCATCGGCATGGCAATACGACACGTACCCAGTCGTACGCCCGGGCCGAGGAGATGTTCCGTCTGGTCGGCATCCCGTCCTCACGGCTCAGCGACTATCCGCACCAATTCTCGGGCGGCATGCGCCAGCGCATCGTCATCGCGATCTGCTTGGCGCTCAACCCCGAACTCATCATCATGGATGAGCCGACGACGGCCCTCGATGTCGTGGTGCAGCGCGAGATCCTGGAGCAGATCGTCGACCTTCAGCGCGCCCGCGACTTCTCCGTCCTGTTCATAACCCATGATCTGCATCTGATGGCGCAGCTCTGCCACCGCATCGGCATCATGCTGAAGGGCGAGCTGGTCGAGACCGGCACGGTGCGCGAGATCAGCCGCTTGCCTCGCCATGCTTATACGCGCAAGCTCTGGGGCGCGATCCCGTCCTTGCCGCAGCATCGCCGGGCCGGGGTCCCCGCATGACCATCATGCAGGAGATCACCACGGATAGCGATCAGCGCCAGCCCATCATCACGCTCCAAGGCATCACCCGGTCCTTTGGTCCGGTGCAGGCCCTGCGTGGTATCTCGCTCGCCTTGAAGCCCGGCCGCGCTCTGGCGCTAGTGGGGGAATCGGGCTGCGGCAAGACGAGCTGTGCCCGCATCATCGCGCGCATGGACCGGCCGAGCACGGGCGATCTCTATTTCCGTGGCCGGCAATTCACCTCGTCGCAAAGCTCGGAGGACGAGAAGACTTATCGCCGCGCCGTGCAGATGGTGTTCCAGGATCCCTTCGCCGCGCTCAATCCTGTCTTCACCGTCGCCCATCATCTGGCGCGCCCAATGCTGCTGCACGGTCACGCAAAGACACGCAGTGAGGTCGCTGCGCGTGTCGCGGCACTCCTCGCCAGCGTCGATCTCGAAGGGCAATCGACGGCGGGGAAGTTCCCGCATGAATTGTCAGGAGGCCAGCGCCAGCGCGTTAACATCGCCCGCGCGCTCGCGGTCGAGCCCGATGTACTGGTCGCCGACGAGCCGACCTCGATGCTCGACGTGTCGATCCGCCTCGGCATTCTCGAGCTTCTGTCCGAGATCAAACGCCAGCGTAATCTGGCGCTGCTCTACATTACTCACGACATCGCCACAGCCGCCCATGTCGCCGAAGAGATGATCGTGATGTTCGCCGGGCAGATGATCGAATGGGGCGACACGCGGACGATCATCGCCGAGGCGCGCCACCCTTATACGCGTCTGCTTCTCTCCGCCGTGCCCGATCCCGATCGGCCCTTCGTCCCGGGCGAAAGCGTTGAATTCCTGCGCCATGCCGAGGCCATTCGCAAAGTGAGCCGGGACGCGTCCGCCGCCATCGAGCAGATAGGCCCCAATCACTTCACCCGCAGCGTCACCCTCTGAGCAGCATCATGGACCTTCTCGTTCGCCTCTATGCCCTCGAGCCCAAGCCGCAGCTCGCCGCCAAACTGGCGAAGAAGGGCATCGTGATCCGCCGCGTCCTGGCGCCCGAGCTGGCGCCGGTCACGCGCTGGATCGGGGAAAGTTTCGGGGCCGGCTGGGCGGGAGAGGCGACGGTGAGTTTCGCGCGCCAGCCGCCATCCTGCTTCATCGCGATCCGCAAGAACCAGCCTGTCGGCTTCGCCTGCTACGACGCGACCGCGCGCGGCTTCTTCGGTCCGACCGGGGTGGATGAGGCGGCACGCGGCCAGGGCATCGGCCAGACGCTGCTGCTCGCCTGCCTCTTCGACATGCTGGCGCAAGGCTATGCCTATGCGATCATCGGTGATGTCGGGCCGGTCGATTTTTATGCCCGCACCGTCGGCGCCACGCGCATTGCGGGCTCGACCCCCGGCATCTTCGCCGGCCGCCTCAGACCCACCGACTGAACCCACGAACCTGAAGGAAAGCCATGGCTCCCGACGCCAAATCACTATTCCGGCTCGACACGCAATGGACGGCCGCAACCGCGTCCGAGCGCGCGGTCTATGCCTTGATCCTCACCAATCTCTCATCCGCACCGGTCAAGGATTTCCTTCTGTGCTTCAGCGGCCCGGCCCGCATCGATCCCGCCGCCGAGATCGAGAATGGCAGGCTTCATGTGCGCCTCTCCAACCACACCGAGCTCAGCCCGCCGGACGGCTTCGTGCTGGAGCCCGGCGCCTCCTGGCGCGTCGTCGCGCGTGGTGTCAGCTATCCGCTGTGCCACTGGAGCGATGGCGCCACCACCGCTTATCTCGCCTTCGCCGATCTCACCACGCTGTCGGTGCGTGCGATGCCGACGCGGAGCACGAGCGACAATGCGCCGCTGCGCAACAATGTCGAAGCCTATCCGGTGCCCGAGACGGTACCGGCGCCGGTTTCGATCATTCCCTGGCCCGAGCATGTGGCGGTGAGCGAGCGCCGTGCGGTACCGAAGGGGCTGGCGCTCAAAGGCAACAGCACGCAAGCGAACGGAGCGATCGCGGCCTTCGGCGATCTCGTCCGCCATCTCTTCCCGGCCGAGGCCTTGCTGCGGCCGCCGGAGGAGGGGGGCTATACGGTCGATCTCAAGCACGCGGAGGGACTTGGACCAGAGGCCTACAGCTTGCGTTTCCTGCCGGTTGGCGCAACCCTCAGGGCCTCGACGCAAAGCGGCTTCCTCTACGGTCTCGTTACCCTCGGCCAAGTCCTGCGCGGCGCGCGGCAATATCCGGAGACCTTCCTGTTCCCTGGTGTGGGCCAGATCAGCGACCGGCCGGCCTATGGCTGGCGCGGCACTCATCTCGATGTGGCGCGGCAATTCTATGCCGCCGACGAAGTGAGGCAGTTTCTTCGCATCCTCGCCTGGAACAAGCTCAACCGGTTTCACTGGCATCTGACCGATGACGAGGCCTGGCGCATCGAGAGTTCCGCTTATCCCGAGCTGAACTCGATCGGCGCCTGGCGCGGCCACGGCTTGCCTATTCCGCCACTCTTCGGATCATCGCCCGAGCCGTCGGGCGGGTACTATTCGAAGGATGTCATTCGCGGCATGGTGACGTTTGCGGCCGACCTCGGCATCGACATCGTGCCCGAGATCGATGTGCCCGGCCATTGCTTCGCCGCCCAGCAGTCTTTGCCCTGGCTGCATGATCCGCACGAGACGGGCGAATACTTCTCCATCCAGGGCTATCCCAACAACTGCATCAATCCTGCTGGCGAGGAGACCTATCGCTTCATGGAGACGGTTC
This genomic stretch from Nordella sp. HKS 07 harbors:
- a CDS encoding ABC transporter permease, whose translation is MRLSSRRLAVYGVAFLFAIVMNFTVPRLMPGSPVDAMIAQLGQRATPAAIEAIKARFGAVEQPIWWQFLDYLKGLATFDLGVSVKYYPQTVTEVLARSAGWTALLVLTAILFSLCVGVLLGAYAAWRRGGRFDTFVSPFAFVLIAVPPVIVALTTLFVFGVSLRWLPVGYAYHPDLDPALDFRFFGSVFLHAIMPVLTLSTHLIGEFQSTMRSSMISVLGEDYVTMGRAKGLSETAVMFSYAARNAMLPVLTNLALMLGVVFGGSIVIEIVFNYPGLGLTLFTASVARDYPVIQGQLLLMTLATLIANLLVDIVYGLVDPRIREAPA
- a CDS encoding ABC transporter permease — encoded protein: MMPAMTILLRQKKPVFGLMIVGVLCLLALMAPVLAPGDPAERVGRSHQPPSIEHVFGTTKMGRDVFSQFIWGARSSLAVGFATGLFITALGTIIGLVAGYFGGRIDGTLDLFTNAVLVIPNIPLLILLASFAGTVGPLMIMTIIALTSWPWGARMTRSQTLALKNRDFVVAARMIGEPAWRVIFVEILPNLLPLIGINIVGSVIYAIIAQTTLEYLGFGDPLRVTWGTMLYNAQNASAIMVGAWWDIAAPCIGIALVGLGLALLNFTFDEIANPQLRSGPALSRWLGLDRRRRRLLERAS
- a CDS encoding ABC transporter ATP-binding protein — translated: MSEALLQIRNLSVDYLLDVGAFQAVRNVSFDIGRGEIFGLAGESGCGKSTIAYAITRLSKPPAWVTEGEILLDGVDLLRLPEAELQKVRWRRIGMVFQSAMNSLNPLMRVEAQFHDVLHRHGNTTRTQSYARAEEMFRLVGIPSSRLSDYPHQFSGGMRQRIVIAICLALNPELIIMDEPTTALDVVVQREILEQIVDLQRARDFSVLFITHDLHLMAQLCHRIGIMLKGELVETGTVREISRLPRHAYTRKLWGAIPSLPQHRRAGVPA
- a CDS encoding ABC transporter ATP-binding protein, which gives rise to MTIMQEITTDSDQRQPIITLQGITRSFGPVQALRGISLALKPGRALALVGESGCGKTSCARIIARMDRPSTGDLYFRGRQFTSSQSSEDEKTYRRAVQMVFQDPFAALNPVFTVAHHLARPMLLHGHAKTRSEVAARVAALLASVDLEGQSTAGKFPHELSGGQRQRVNIARALAVEPDVLVADEPTSMLDVSIRLGILELLSEIKRQRNLALLYITHDIATAAHVAEEMIVMFAGQMIEWGDTRTIIAEARHPYTRLLLSAVPDPDRPFVPGESVEFLRHAEAIRKVSRDASAAIEQIGPNHFTRSVTL
- a CDS encoding GNAT family N-acetyltransferase → MDLLVRLYALEPKPQLAAKLAKKGIVIRRVLAPELAPVTRWIGESFGAGWAGEATVSFARQPPSCFIAIRKNQPVGFACYDATARGFFGPTGVDEAARGQGIGQTLLLACLFDMLAQGYAYAIIGDVGPVDFYARTVGATRIAGSTPGIFAGRLRPTD
- a CDS encoding beta-N-acetylhexosaminidase codes for the protein MAPDAKSLFRLDTQWTAATASERAVYALILTNLSSAPVKDFLLCFSGPARIDPAAEIENGRLHVRLSNHTELSPPDGFVLEPGASWRVVARGVSYPLCHWSDGATTAYLAFADLTTLSVRAMPTRSTSDNAPLRNNVEAYPVPETVPAPVSIIPWPEHVAVSERRAVPKGLALKGNSTQANGAIAAFGDLVRHLFPAEALLRPPEEGGYTVDLKHAEGLGPEAYSLRFLPVGATLRASTQSGFLYGLVTLGQVLRGARQYPETFLFPGVGQISDRPAYGWRGTHLDVARQFYAADEVRQFLRILAWNKLNRFHWHLTDDEAWRIESSAYPELNSIGAWRGHGLPIPPLFGSSPEPSGGYYSKDVIRGMVTFAADLGIDIVPEIDVPGHCFAAQQSLPWLHDPHETGEYFSIQGYPNNCINPAGEETYRFMETVLDELIELFPSRTIHVGADEVPADAWSRSPQAKAKLAELQGSGRAELQAHFLRRVQAHLTARGRITGAWEEAAHGGGIDKANCYLNGWHSVEINAKLAEEGYDIVVCPAQVYYLDMAHSAEWAEPGASWAGWSSLEKTYAFDPAAGWSDAQKRHLLGVQTCIWSEPMTDRRVFNRLVFPRISAMAETGWTKSEAKSWPRFRALAGLMPALYPR